GCTGTGATGAAGCTGCTACTGCTTGGGGATTTTTTGGCGGAGCTTCGAGACGGTCTGGCGGCGGCtgtttgcattgtttgctTTGCGAGGGGCTAGGGCATTTGCTTGGCATTTCTGTCGGTTTAACATTGCATATTGAAACGAAACACAATGAAGTCTCATTCTCTGCTCCCTGGTCTACTTAAGCTGAAACTCGGGCTGGTATCGTCATCCTTAAGAGAACCGAAGCTGGGGAATTAGTCTAGCATACAAACGCCGAATTCCCCTCCCCAATATCTCCAGTGGTGTCGTACTTGTAAGTCCATGGATATCACCAGTGAACAAGCAGACTAGACTCTGTCATCAAATGCAGATTCCTCCTGGGCCACTTTGTCGAGTTACTGCATGGTACCATTAACACCTCGACCTGGCTGAGCCAATATTATCGCTTGATCCATGATCTTCCAGAGGAGACCGACTATCTTCTGTCGATCTGTATCCCAAGACAATGACAGCCTGGAGTACTTTGTGTAGCAAGCGAAGTTAGACCAGTTATGGGAAATATTTCCCTAGGATGATAACACTATAAGCATTGGGAGTCATACCTGACCACTGTCATTGACATGGAAAAATCTCCAATCATAGCTTTCAGTATGAAGACCATAGAGGTCCGCAACATCCCAAGCGGCTTTCCTGGCGCGATAGACAGCCGCTGGTGATAGGAATAGGCATTAACAACACTGCCAGGGTGCGAAGCGGAATCATTGACTTTACTTACTCATAGCCGCGAGGACTTCCTCACTCTCAGCTTCCAGACCGGGCGTACCTTTTCTGAGAACCACTAGGTTTAGGTCTCTCCCTGCGCGCTCGCCATACTTTAGAGCGTAGGTTACGACCACTTCAAGGGGTTCCTCCACAGTCTGCAAGCGATCCATATCCTCAAGATGACATCAAGGGTAAGCTTCTGCTGGCAGACCCACAAAGGATTCGAAGGAGCACAAAGGGGCTCATTGCTAGCATCGCTCTGGTgtgccttcttcaccttaCCAAGTTGCGCGAAGAGAAAAGCATCCATTCTCGGCCGTATCATACCTCTGCCATTGTCTCGTGGATTGGCGGCCAAGGGGCAATCTTGAAGGAAAATTTCTGGAATTTTCAAGTCAGTGCGAAATGTCTTGTGCAGTTGTTGTATACCAAAGAGCCGCACAAACCGAGTTCTTCTGAAACAGTGATACCTTGATCAACTTGCCattcctcttcgtctccttTGGCAATAATGGGAGAGAGCTCAAGGGACATGTTAACGCGGTCGATTAGCCCGCGTACGTCGCGCTGGATGTCCTGGAGGGGTTGCATAACTTGGTGTTGTGAGTTCGGATGTATTCCTTGTAGAAGACTTGAGAGGGAGAATGAGAAATTGGACGAAGAGATGAGAAATTGGGAGGATAAAGCAAGAGCCGATGACTGTTTTATTGTCATGCCTGACACCGCACTGTATTTTGCTCAGTCTTCCACCTTTCTATTCACCATTCTCTTTGCATACTACGCATCCAAAATGAGCAGAGTCTATTTGCCAAACCGTCTTTACTTGAAACAAGGTACAGTTTGCTGATGCAGCCTTTTCCAACGATGAGAAGGAACGGTGTTTAAAAGGTTGAACAATGCAGAATGAGCTTCACCACCAACTTCGCTGTGAAGACGAACTGAGCGCTCCACCTCAAATAGCCTATGTTGCTTGCATCGCTAGCCAACTTTCGAAGACGCCCAATATTATCTGATTTAAGGAATATACTCACGAAGGAAGAAATGCCTGCTACGAAGTGTGAAAGACCGGAAAATAATTCCGTGGCCTGCGTCTCTCAAGGGTGGTCGGATACTGACACAGCCAAATGATCACTCGCTTCTCCGTTCGCTGAGGAGTTTGTGTCTAGCAGGTCCCAGTGGGGACGGCAACACTCAACAGTCAGCACTCAACACACAGTTGGCAAGTCAGGTTTACGGGTTCGTAGGTAGTGCATCGGGTGGAGGAAGGCCCATGCTCATCATTTGCTGATTGCGTGGGATCGTCGCGAAGAACGAAAACAACATGGCTGAGCGGTTCGTGCGGTCATTTTACCTCTTCAACTCTCAGGATTCATAGCGACTGTGAATTCCCCTACTACGCCCTCGATGTCCTGTTTCGGGTGCTTCAAGAACAAGCCCTCCAAACAGGGTGCTGATGCTCCGCAAGAGTCGGTAGGGTCGAGATATAACCAACCTTGTCCACTGTAGATACAGAATGCTCATTGTTTCTTCCAGGATGCCTCTCCCCGGCCAAACAATAATGTGAAATCCCCCCCAGCTACGCCCGGGGCGGCTAATCGTCCGGTCGCTACAATGCCCGGTGCTGTAGAGAAGCCGAGTTCGCAAGAGCCTGCAAAAGAACCACGAAAACCCGAAGTCGAACCCGAAGCTGCGGAAGCTGCACCTGATGCTCCTGTAGTAGACCGATGGGAAGATGCTTTCAAGGGCCTGTCGGAGGATAAACAGAAAACTCTTACAGAGATGGGATTCCACAAACCCAAGTCCGCAAATGTCAAATCCACAATCACCGACCTGGTAAACAGCGTGAATGAACGGCAGACAGAATGTGAGAAGAAGTTTTGGCATGCCAAAATTGCCGGTAAAGATATTGTGTTCAGAGAGTATACCACGAGCATTCTTAGCTGGTTGGAAAAGGCCGGAGATATTGCGATCCAGTTTGCGCCGCCCCAAGCCAGCCTGCCCTGGGATTTGATCAAATCTTTGATGCAGGTAAGCATTGAACTGACGGCGTGGATCAAGTAGAAAACTCATGTTGTCACAGATTCCCGTGAACGAAAGCGACCAGATGTGTGCCCTGCTAGCCACGACCGAGAGAGTGGTCCGCATTAGTAGCCGTGGTCAATTGTATGAGCAGGTTTACCTGCCTACTGCACCCGGAGTCAAGATGCAGACTATCCACAGGCAACTCGAAGAGGCCTTGCTGAAATTATATTCGATCTCTCTCGAGCTCCTGGCGGACTCAGGAAACCTCCTGGAGAAGAACACTCTTGAACGGACACTGAATTCCATAGTAAAACCTGGCGAGTACCAGAGCCAACTGTCCGGCTtgaaggaagcggaagatgaGCTTCTCCTAATAGTTCAGGCGTGTGAAGTTCAACGCAGCGCAGATGCGGATGACACGATGATCGACATGCTGAAGACCTTCAATGACCCCATTCTCAGTATAGATGAAGGCGTTTCTCACCTCCTGACCCACATGGACGAAAGGGCTCGCATTGAAATGCTGGAatggatctcgtcaatccCATTTGGAAGCGACCACGATGGAATCAGTGAAGACAGGACCCCTGGCACGGGCGAGTGGCTGGTGCAGCACAGGGACTTCCAGAGCTGGGAGAGTACCAACAAGTCACGTCTATTCTGGCTCAAAGGCTCACCGGGCACGGGCAAGACTTATCTCACATCGGCCGTCATCGACCGTGTCCGCGATCGGGTTGCCACCAAGAACGAGGGCTTCGCGTTTTTCTACTGCCGCCGGGGCAACGATGAACGACGCTCACAACCACAGTCGGTTTTACAAAGCCTCGTACGACAACTGTCGACAAATACACACAGCCCCGAGTCTGTACAGACCAAGCTTCGCGACGCTGTCAAGGACGCGCGCGAAAAGAGCACCAACTTCCGCCTGCAGCAGTGCAGAGAGCTGATTTTGGCCTCATTGAACCTCTATGCGAGGTCTACGCTGGTTATTGATGCCCTTGACGAATGTAACCCCGAATCACGCGATGAGTTGACTGAGTCTCTGGACTGGTTTGTGCGCCACAGCCAAAAACCTGTGAGGATCTTTGTCTCTAGTAGGCCAGATCCAAGCATCTTGAGTCAATTGTCAAGCGGTCCCACTATCGACATCCAGGCGAGTGACAACCGAGACGATATCAGAAAATATCTCGACCTTGAGATTGACAGAGTGGCTAAGAAGGTAAAGGCCTTGGAAAAGATGAAGCCCGAGGTCATGGAGACATTGCTTGAGCGCTCACAGGGAATGTTCCAGTGGGCGGTTATACAGGTTCACCAGATTAGCGTAAGGTGCCAATCGCCGGGCAGCATTCGCGATCGTCTCAGAACACTACCGGAAACTCTCAAGGACACATATGAGGAGGTCTGGGCTCAAATCAATGATTTGGAAAAGCAAGACCGGACACTTGTGATGCGCGCGTTCTTCTGGGCAAGGGCGGCGTTCAAACCTTTGACCTCTGGCGAAATGCTCGCTGCCATCCGCATAGCTCCGAATGGAGACATGGTCCCAGTTGATGAAaatctggatgaggatggtcTCTTGTCCCTCTGCGGCAGATTCCTTGTCGTTGACAGCCAGTTGCAAGTGTGGCGCTTCTCCCACCTCTCGGTCCCGGAATACTTTGAATCGGAGGGCTATTTGCCTCTTTACCAGGCGCATTCGCACGCTGCCGGGGTCTCTCTGTCGTACTTCATCAACGCGTACAAAGAACACGACATGCAGGAAGAACCCGAACTCGAGGATCAAGAGGAGGATGTGCCGTCAGCGTTCGAATCTGATAATGGCTTCGCTAAACGCCACCCGTTCCACATCTACATGAGACAATGCTGGATGCAGCATATAGAGAAGCTAGAGGGCACCGAGGCGGCGGCCGAAGTAACCCCTCTCCTGAAGGCCTTTCTAGGGTCTCCAGGTGAAACCAGCGAGCAGTATAAACGATGGTATCGACAAACCACCCAAGATTATGATCACTTCATGTTCAAATCTGCATTTGACTACTACCGCCAGCGGCACTTTGATAACGAGGAGCTACGTGACCttctcgacgagcttgacCCAGAAGACGTTGGTGTTTTCGCCATGTGTCGATTTTCGTTTGATACCATTCTGTCAGACTGGTGGGAAGACGCGAATCTTGACATCTCGCAGGTGAACAAGCGTGGCCACAACATGCTCGCAATCGCTGCCAGAGCGGGCTCGCTACCTATTTGCAAGTGGCTAGTGAATAAGGGAATTGACGTGAACTCAAGAATGCAGGGCTCCAATCATGGAAGTGCACTTGTCGCCGCTGCCGCGAAGGGTCACACTGATGTAGTCAAGTTCCTGGTGGAGTCTGGGGCAGAGGTCGACATGATGCTTTGGGATAAGGAAGGCCGGTTCGATAACGCCCTGGCAGCAGCAATTGATTCTGGAAGTCTGGAAGCCACCAAGTACCTGGTCCAGAAGGCTGGGGCCGATATCAACCTGCCGCTTCCGCGGTCGTCATACGGATTCGCCCTCGGAGAAGCTGCCAATATTCGGGGTATTGGAATGGTGAAGATTATTTTGGACGCAGGTGCTGATGTGAACATGCATCTCCACGCTAGATACGAGGAAACCGCCCTTGTGATCAAAATCCGGAATGAGGAATTAGACGCCGTTAAGTACCTGGTCAAAAGCGCAAAGGCTGACGTTAACCTACTACTGAGGCATCATTTCGGCAATGCACTCGAAGCTGCAGTGCCAAGAAGAGACTTGAGCATAGCCAAGTGGCTGATCAACGAAGCTGGAGCAAATTTGAATGTCCAGTCTACATCCGGAATATACGGCAGTCCCCTCGCAGCTGCTTGCTACCACGATGTTGAGGTAGTCGAGTTTCTGGTAACAGCGGGTGCTGACATCAACGTTCCCCTATTGATTGGGAAACACGGCAGCGCCCTTGCAGTCGGATGCGCGATAGGTGGAATTGATATTGTTCGGTACTTGCTGTCTGCGGGCGCAGACCCCAATATGCGTCTCGAGCGGGGCATATTTGGCAGTGCTCTCGCCGCGGCAGCATACGAAGCAATTGACGTGGAACTTGTTCAAGCCTTGGTGGAGGGAGGGGCCGAGATCAACGCGCAGCTCGAGGCTGGGGAGTTTGGCTGTGCCCTCGCAGCAGCGGGTGTGGGAGGAGAGACAGGGGACATCGATGTGTTCCCGTACCTGGTGGAAGCAGGAGCCGATGTCAACATGAAACTCAAGTATGGTGTCTTTGGGACCCCGTTTGCCGCAACTGTGTGGGGACGCCAGTTCGAAAAGATCCAGCTCTTGGTGGACAAGGGCGCTGACATCAATATGCCTCTGGGGGACATTGACTTCTGCAACCCGCTTGCAATGGTTGCAGCGTTCACCTGGGGTGAAGGCACCGTTGAATTTATCATTGAACTGGGAGTGGATGTGAACCCCAAACATGGCGGGAAAAGATATGGCAGTCCCCTGATTGCTGCCGCGGCATTCAATCAAACAGAATGTGTGGAGTATTTGATCCAGCAAGGAGCAGATGTGAACCAGAGATTTGAAAGTTCATACTACACTACGGCGTTGCAGGCTGCGGAGGCAGAGTTCCCGCGGGAAGACAGGGACTGGATGTTACGCTTTTtcggcggcgaagaggacgatATAGAGGAACTCGTGGAAGAgtggggagaagagaagccaaGAGTGATTGAGGTCCTGCGAGAACATGGCGCAACTGGTTGATTATATTCTATTACCGGGTAGTTAATCGACACCTTTATGGTTTATCTGGTCTATGATGTACAAGAAAATTGGCATTCCATAGTTTTCAAATCTGGAGCTGACAGCGACTACACAGCGGTTATTGGTGAGAGTTACAGATAGAAACACGGTTCTTATAGCCCCAGTAGTGGATCTCTTGAGTGTAGTTTCAGAGTTCTTCATATCTTGGTTATAATGTAcaaatacttttatatatcAAAAATCCTGCTCTACCAGCTGAAGTCGTCGCGTGCCTGTCGGAAACCTGGCACTACATATGGAGCTTGTTAGACCGGATAGATTCAAATATGGCGCAAAACACTTACCGTAAGATGCAACGCCAAAGCACCCACTCTCTTCATACGCGTGCTGAGCCTTATCCAACCTAATAGTGAGGTCAGTGAGTTGAAATTTTCGGAGTTCCCAGTAAGACATACCATCCGCGAATAGATTCCATGCGGTTGTAACTCTGTCAAGGTCAGCGTTAGTATCCAAGCACAGGAGTTCATGGTAGTCGCTTACTGATGGATGGGTTGACATGAATTGAGGAGGCACCTGTCTTTCTGCTTTTTGCATGCGAGCCCAGCTATGATTGTATTAGCAGTGTGCGATGGGTTGAGTCAAGGAGGCTATGACATACAGTCCAACAGCGGCTTCGGGGTTGTAGCATGCTTTTGACATCATCACTAGAGGGTATATTAGCGTCGCACTGGGAATTAAATATCGATTAAACCATACTCAAGCCGATGTTATCCGCCTCAGCCTAGTTGAAGTTAGCGGTGGTTCTCATTCTCGGAGTGGTGGCGTATACTTACTTCCTGCGTCCGAGAGTTCGGCAAACTATACATAAGGTTTAGTAATAAGGACGGGATATTCCCGGACACATCGAAAAGGAGTGCGGTAAGGAAGATAACTCCCATGGTAACGAAGTGGCTGCTCATCCGCTCGCCAGTATGATGGGCCACCACGTGGGCAATCTCGTGGCCCAAAACAGCCGCCAGcccatcttcgtcctcgcaGATGGGTAAAATCCCCGTAAATACGAAAACCTTGCcactaaataaaaaattagaattatGTTACATCGCGAGGAGCGTAAAGCTTGCTTGCTTACCCTGGAAGAACGAAAGCATTCATCATGTTATCGTCCTGGATGACATGAACCTCCCAGTTCGCTCCGTGAATCGGCGCCAGGGGAATCAGGCGCTGTAGAATGCGATTCACCATGAGAGTGAGGGGGTGGGATTGAGAAAGTATGCGTCCGTGATATTCTCGCAAAACTTCGTGGTAGCTCGACTCGCCCATTTGCAATTCCTGGTTGTGAGAGACAATGTTGAACCGTCGCCGACCGGTCATCTAGAAAAGTCGATTCACCATGTCAGCACAAGTAAGTGACCCAAGTGCGCGCGATATGCGCATTGAGCTTCCCACCTCAACAGTTTCTGTATTGTAGACGTAAAATCCCCCGATAACTCCCCCGACTATTACAAAGTGGATCGGTTTCGCATTTCGTAGCAGGCGGAACGCAAATGAATCCCCTTGAGGCCCATCGAAGCGCCTGTATCTGTACCCATTGGGGTAGAACCGATGGGTCGAGCTTGCGAAGAATCGTGAAGGGATATAGCGAGACGAGCGCGGTATCGTAGTAGGTATCGTGCTCCGGATCCTCGAAGATGGAGTCGAAAAAGGTCGTGAGAGCTGCGGCAACGGTATGGAGGCTCGGGCGCGAGGGATTATGGGAGGCGCGACGGTGCGCAAGGACGGTGCTATTGGGAATCGAAACATTGTCACGGCATTTGCATGTTATGTAGGCGAGAGACAATGTGTTGAAATACGCTGATCTCAGCGCTAAGCCGTGGAAGAGCGAAGGGTCCGGATTGCTCGACAGATTCAGGaacagaagaggatgacgtCGCGGGTCTCACCCTGAGCCTTCACATGTCCGGGCCCGCCCCGCATTGCATCGCATTTAACAAGCACAGGCCCCCTTTTTGTTTATCTATACCCCTCCCTCCATTTAATCTGTATtcattatctttcttttctgttgtTTAAATTCCACTGTATTATCAACATGGTCGATATAACAGACGAAATATTTGCGTCTCGCCTTACAATCCTTCGGGACTTGTTCGCGGACAGCATATCCGCGCCAACAGCCGCCAAACAGCTCGCTGAGGCCACGTTACTTGACGATACAACGCTCGAGGACAGTCTCGGCCGTCTCTGGAAGCTAGTGGTCGCCCTCGCATGCGAAAAGCCCGAACACCAAGACAAACTCGTCGatgtcctcgtcgacctTTCCGAGCTCCCCAGCCCCGAAGCAGAACAGGGGCCAGGGCCCTTGACCATACACGAGATGGAAGTCTGGAAGGACCTACCCATGCTGGGATGGAGCCTCCGCGATTACTATAATATCTCCGTCAATCCGAACAAAAACGCCGAGGAGCAGCAAAAGGCTATCTCTCAgatcatcaacatcagcaaaTTCGCTGCGCTTCTTACGGCAACCGATGAGGATATCTTTGCGTCCAACTCGTGGTTTGCTCTGATTACCCTCCGCGCTGCGCTTGAATCTCCGACGGAACGGAGGCCTAAGGCGGAACCGCTGGAGGCATGGATTCCTGCCGCGGCTGCGTGGATTGAGACTCTGGGCGTGGAGATCTATAACTGGGATGAAGAGTTCGAGTCTGGGCCTAAAGTCGGTTCAAGAGGAAAGGGAGGGCCACTGTGGGATGGCAAACATGGCTTCTGTAAGGGAAGATGGAAGCTTTGGCGGGAGAGATTTGGAGAGATTGCTAGAACAGAGGGTGAACTCGGAGAAGATGTTAAAAAGGCAGCACAAGATGCGGAAACAATGATGAAGGAGATTGAAGCTGGGGATGTAGAGTGACCAGCAGATTATAGAAGCCTATCTGAATACTCTAGTAGATCGATGTAAATACCCTCAAGCGTGGCATAGCAATAGCAATTATTTAGGATGGAATCCTAGCTTCATCAGCACCGAGAACTGTCCATCGTACTACATCCAAGGCCATTCATCAAGTCTCCGAGTTACCATCTGCCCCAATATCAACTTGGCGTGCTTTCTTATCCGGTGACATTCCCAATCCCCATGGGGATGATGGCCTAGGGTCACTTCGCACAAAAGCCTTAACGCTCGAAGCGTCCGCTTGCTCCCTCTAGAGGCAATTTAAGTATGTGTCGTCAAATGCAATTATATGCTCCTTTTGTCCTATCTTGGTACTTAGTGGATGTACCTGCTATTCGACACATTCGCCAGCATGTTTGAGGGGCAGTATAGGTCGGGCCCAGTGTATCTCGGCCTAGGAGTACACTAGACGCAAGCATGAACTTTTCAATAGTCTCAACGAACGCATGCAAGCTGCGCGCAGGAAAGATGGCGGAATGCAGCCTGCCCGTCCCGAAGACCGGTTAATCTGGATTCAGTCCGCTACTCAGCCTTGGTTAATATGTACGGCTGTTCCACTGGCTGGCTCCCAGCATAGACACACCTACCATGGACTTTGGACTTTTTCGGTGATCGTGTCTCAGCCGCTGTCCCACAGCCTTGATCACAGATGCAGATCGAGATCCATTCCAATATTCAATGCAGGCTCAAGTTGTTGCGAGATGAAGTGCTCATTCTGGGCATTTCAAAGTGTACATTCAACCTTGGGGCCAATAGGTCAAGAGGCAATACACCTGAAAActtgtttttgtttctattatacttatttatagtGGCTGTCTGTAGTAATTATATGTTAGTGGTTGGTAAGAATTTGTTGTTTTTGGGTTGGAACACTCCATACGGaaaaagtatatatctacgacgccgccgacgtTCTACCGAAGTATAACCGCACCACAGACTGACTCGCAGAAAGCCAGTGCCAGCAAACATGAATAATGGCTGAAACAGCCCCCAGAACTTAATCGAGTTCCCTTCGAACCTATTTTCTGACATTCGACGCCTTCCAgaccccaacagccccaatATGCTCATGCATAGCATATGTATAGTACTTTGCGAGCTACCAGTAGGCTCCTGGGTATTCTAAGCGCCGAACCAACAGACATTGTCAAAAATAGCAACAGCAC
Above is a window of Aspergillus puulaauensis MK2 DNA, chromosome 2, nearly complete sequence DNA encoding:
- a CDS encoding M48 family metallopeptidase (COG:O;~EggNog:ENOG410PKTX;~InterPro:IPR001915;~MEROPS:MER0026545;~PFAM:PF01435;~TransMembrane:1 (o242-266i);~go_function: GO:0004222 - metalloendopeptidase activity [Evidence IEA];~go_process: GO:0006508 - proteolysis [Evidence IEA]), with the translated sequence MFRFPIAPSLRTVAPPIIPRARASIPLPQLSRPFSTPSSRIRSTIPTTIPRSSRYIPSRFFASSTHRFYPNGYRYRRFDGPQGDSFAFRLLRNAKPIHFVIVGGVIGGFYVYNTETVEMTGRRRFNIVSHNQELQMGESSYHEVLREYHGRILSQSHPLTLMVNRILQRLIPLAPIHGANWEVHVIQDDNMMNAFVLPGGKVFVFTGILPICEDEDGLAAVLGHEIAHVVAHHTGERMSSHFVTMGVIFLTALLFDVSGNIPSLLLNLMYSLPNSRTQEAEADNIGLMMMSKACYNPEAAVGLWARMQKAERQVPPQFMSTHPSSYNRMESIRGWLDKAQHAYEESGCFGVASYVPGFRQARDDFSW
- a CDS encoding uncharacterized protein (COG:S;~EggNog:ENOG410PM6C;~InterPro:IPR002110,IPR020683,IPR027417,IPR007111, IPR036770;~PFAM:PF05729,PF12796,PF13637;~go_function: GO:0005515 - protein binding [Evidence IEA]) gives rise to the protein MSCFGCFKNKPSKQGADAPQESDASPRPNNNVKSPPATPGAANRPVATMPGAVEKPSSQEPAKEPRKPEVEPEAAEAAPDAPVVDRWEDAFKGLSEDKQKTLTEMGFHKPKSANVKSTITDLVNSVNERQTECEKKFWHAKIAGKDIVFREYTTSILSWLEKAGDIAIQFAPPQASLPWDLIKSLMQIPVNESDQMCALLATTERVVRISSRGQLYEQVYLPTAPGVKMQTIHRQLEEALLKLYSISLELLADSGNLLEKNTLERTLNSIVKPGEYQSQLSGLKEAEDELLLIVQACEVQRSADADDTMIDMLKTFNDPILSIDEGVSHLLTHMDERARIEMLEWISSIPFGSDHDGISEDRTPGTGEWLVQHRDFQSWESTNKSRLFWLKGSPGTGKTYLTSAVIDRVRDRVATKNEGFAFFYCRRGNDERRSQPQSVLQSLVRQLSTNTHSPESVQTKLRDAVKDAREKSTNFRLQQCRELILASLNLYARSTLVIDALDECNPESRDELTESLDWFVRHSQKPVRIFVSSRPDPSILSQLSSGPTIDIQASDNRDDIRKYLDLEIDRVAKKVKALEKMKPEVMETLLERSQGMFQWAVIQVHQISVRCQSPGSIRDRLRTLPETLKDTYEEVWAQINDLEKQDRTLVMRAFFWARAAFKPLTSGEMLAAIRIAPNGDMVPVDENLDEDGLLSLCGRFLVVDSQLQVWRFSHLSVPEYFESEGYLPLYQAHSHAAGVSLSYFINAYKEHDMQEEPELEDQEEDVPSAFESDNGFAKRHPFHIYMRQCWMQHIEKLEGTEAAAEVTPLLKAFLGSPGETSEQYKRWYRQTTQDYDHFMFKSAFDYYRQRHFDNEELRDLLDELDPEDVGVFAMCRFSFDTILSDWWEDANLDISQVNKRGHNMLAIAARAGSLPICKWLVNKGIDVNSRMQGSNHGSALVAAAAKGHTDVVKFLVESGAEVDMMLWDKEGRFDNALAAAIDSGSLEATKYLVQKAGADINLPLPRSSYGFALGEAANIRGIGMVKIILDAGADVNMHLHARYEETALVIKIRNEELDAVKYLVKSAKADVNLLLRHHFGNALEAAVPRRDLSIAKWLINEAGANLNVQSTSGIYGSPLAAACYHDVEVVEFLVTAGADINVPLLIGKHGSALAVGCAIGGIDIVRYLLSAGADPNMRLERGIFGSALAAAAYEAIDVELVQALVEGGAEINAQLEAGEFGCALAAAGVGGETGDIDVFPYLVEAGADVNMKLKYGVFGTPFAATVWGRQFEKIQLLVDKGADINMPLGDIDFCNPLAMVAAFTWGEGTVEFIIELGVDVNPKHGGKRYGSPLIAAAAFNQTECVEYLIQQGADVNQRFESSYYTTALQAAEAEFPREDRDWMLRFFGGEEDDIEELVEEWGEEKPRVIEVLREHGATG
- a CDS encoding DUF3632 domain-containing protein (COG:S;~EggNog:ENOG410PTCH;~InterPro:IPR022085;~PFAM:PF12311) produces the protein MVDITDEIFASRLTILRDLFADSISAPTAAKQLAEATLLDDTTLEDSLGRLWKLVVALACEKPEHQDKLVDVLVDLSELPSPEAEQGPGPLTIHEMEVWKDLPMLGWSLRDYYNISVNPNKNAEEQQKAISQIINISKFAALLTATDEDIFASNSWFALITLRAALESPTERRPKAEPLEAWIPAAAAWIETLGVEIYNWDEEFESGPKVGSRGKGGPLWDGKHGFCKGRWKLWRERFGEIARTEGELGEDVKKAAQDAETMMKEIEAGDVE